One window of Halopelagius longus genomic DNA carries:
- the katG gene encoding catalase/peroxidase HPI — protein MGKSNRDWWPNRLNLDILRQNARSADPMGEEFDYAEEFRKLDLEEVKADIEEVMTTSQDWWPADYGHYGPLFIRMAWHSAGTYRTSDGRGGASGGTQRFAPLNSWPDNANLDKARRLLWPVKQKYGRKLSWADLIVLTGNVALESMGFETFGFAGGREDKFEPDEAVDWGPETEWEESDRFDEEGELEEPLAATVMGLIYVNPEGPNGNPDPMASAENIRASFGQMAMNDEETAALIAGGHTFGKVHGAADADVHMGPEPEAAPIEQQGLGWKSSHGSGKGSDAITSGIEGPWNATPTQWDMGYLDNLLDHEWEPERGPGGAWQWTTTDDSLDGVAPGTEDPSEKEDVMMLTTDIALKRDPEYREIIERFQENPAEFQDAFAKAWYKLIHRDLGPPSRFLGPEVPDEEMIWQDPVPDVDHELVGDEEIAELEDEILDSDLSVSQLVKTAWAAASTYRDSDKRGGANGARIRLEPQKSWEVNEPEELEAVLSTYEEIREEFNNSRSDDVRVSLADLIVLGGNAAVEKAAKDAGYDVEVPFEPGRTDATQDQTNVESFEALEPQADGFRNYLGDGHDRSAEELLVDKADLLDLTPAQMTVLVGGMRALGANFKGSDLGVFTDRPGTLTNDFFANLLDMRYEWEPVSGSQDKDIMEWESPEGDGNDIYELRDRETGDVEWAGTRVDLVFGSNAELRAIAEVYAADDAEEEFVRDFADTWNKVMKLDRFDLA, from the coding sequence TTCATTCGGATGGCGTGGCACAGCGCCGGCACGTACCGCACCTCCGACGGTCGCGGCGGCGCGTCCGGCGGCACGCAGCGCTTTGCACCCTTGAACAGTTGGCCCGACAACGCCAACCTCGACAAGGCGCGCCGACTGCTCTGGCCGGTCAAGCAGAAGTACGGCCGCAAACTCTCGTGGGCCGACCTGATAGTCCTGACCGGGAACGTCGCCTTAGAGTCGATGGGGTTCGAGACGTTCGGGTTCGCCGGCGGGCGGGAAGACAAGTTCGAACCCGACGAGGCCGTCGACTGGGGGCCCGAGACGGAGTGGGAGGAGTCCGACCGCTTCGACGAGGAGGGAGAACTCGAAGAACCGCTCGCGGCCACCGTGATGGGCCTCATCTACGTGAACCCGGAGGGACCGAACGGCAATCCCGACCCGATGGCATCGGCGGAGAACATCCGAGCGTCGTTCGGCCAGATGGCGATGAACGACGAGGAGACGGCCGCGCTCATCGCCGGCGGACACACCTTCGGGAAGGTCCACGGCGCCGCGGACGCCGATGTGCATATGGGTCCCGAACCCGAAGCGGCCCCAATCGAGCAACAGGGCCTCGGCTGGAAGAGCAGTCACGGCTCCGGCAAAGGGAGCGACGCGATAACGAGCGGAATCGAGGGGCCGTGGAACGCCACGCCGACGCAGTGGGACATGGGCTACCTCGACAACCTGCTCGACCACGAGTGGGAACCGGAGCGGGGTCCCGGCGGTGCGTGGCAGTGGACGACGACGGACGATTCGCTCGACGGCGTCGCACCGGGCACCGAGGACCCCTCGGAGAAGGAAGACGTGATGATGCTGACGACGGACATCGCCCTCAAGCGGGACCCCGAGTACCGGGAGATAATCGAGCGCTTCCAAGAGAACCCCGCGGAGTTCCAAGACGCGTTCGCGAAGGCGTGGTACAAACTCATCCACCGCGACCTCGGCCCGCCGTCCCGGTTCCTCGGCCCCGAGGTCCCCGACGAGGAGATGATCTGGCAGGACCCCGTCCCCGACGTCGACCACGAACTCGTCGGGGACGAGGAGATAGCCGAGCTCGAAGACGAGATTCTCGACTCGGACCTCTCGGTCTCCCAACTCGTCAAGACGGCGTGGGCGGCGGCGTCGACGTACCGCGACAGCGACAAGCGCGGCGGTGCGAACGGCGCTCGCATCCGCCTCGAACCCCAGAAGAGCTGGGAGGTCAACGAGCCCGAGGAACTCGAAGCGGTGCTTTCGACCTACGAAGAGATTCGAGAGGAGTTCAACAACTCGCGCTCCGACGACGTGCGCGTCTCGCTGGCCGACCTCATCGTGCTGGGCGGTAACGCGGCCGTCGAGAAGGCCGCGAAGGACGCCGGGTACGACGTGGAGGTTCCCTTCGAACCGGGCCGTACCGACGCCACGCAGGACCAAACCAACGTGGAGTCCTTCGAGGCGCTCGAACCGCAAGCCGACGGGTTCCGCAACTACCTCGGCGACGGCCACGACCGTTCGGCGGAGGAGTTGCTGGTCGACAAGGCCGACCTGCTGGACCTGACGCCCGCCCAGATGACGGTTCTGGTCGGCGGCATGCGCGCGCTGGGCGCGAACTTCAAAGGATCCGACCTCGGTGTCTTCACCGACCGGCCGGGGACGCTGACCAACGACTTCTTCGCGAACCTGCTCGACATGCGTTACGAGTGGGAACCGGTGTCGGGCTCGCAGGACAAAGACATCATGGAGTGGGAGTCCCCCGAGGGGGACGGAAACGACATCTACGAGTTGCGCGACCGCGAGACGGGCGACGTCGAGTGGGCGGGAACCCGCGTGGATCTCGTCTTCGGATCGAACGCCGAGCTTCGAGCCATCGCGGAGGTCTACGCCGCCGACGACGCGGAGGAGGAGTTCGTGCGCGACTTCGCGGACACGTGGAACAAGGTGATGAAACTCGACCGCTTCGACCTCGCGTAA